Proteins encoded in a region of the Methylobacterium radiotolerans JCM 2831 genome:
- a CDS encoding DUF4139 domain-containing protein: MTSHVVWAGVLLCMIAAAPPLRAASPGRIRAVTLSSGGLAEVTQVHPVDGDATIGLDARSEQIDDILKSLVVRDPVGTVGALRLDGLDQADETLRTMPFTADDLSGPARLLGKLQGVPIRIQSGGRTLEGRVLGVSERNAGTESGEVAILTVLTGTGTLESVSIEDGAAVTIQDSAMAAKIAEAIAAAGTAKVGDAHRVEVDVSGRGQREIRLTYVVAAPVWKTSYRIVDGGGGRANLQAWAIIENALGADWAGVDVTLSSGSPVALLQRLHRRYWRKRPEAPVMVEDVGMPDLDPGTVAPRSVARLRAPAPAAAPLPAPMARMDTRAESAEPSYDAAAATAGAAASEGDVAANFTLPHPVDLRAGSTLSVPFIDTEIEAERVALWQPGRGIHPTAAFRIRNSATATLPAGLITLYDREAGYLGDARLPATPVGEQRLASFALDRKVAVQAETEPSQALTQITVVDGVARATVIAREVTTYTIKGAPDAARSVIIEHPRREGWTLTASARDSETPTAYRLKVAVPAGGTAETRAVLEHVQIDAYNLVDADEALLVRWAGLATDPELGGKLKTMSRARAEVAAATRTVEEIAEREAKVQAEQERIRSNLGAVPKDSELARRYLTRMGGQEDELAKLAAARAEAESGLKASRARIRTLIAAL; this comes from the coding sequence GTGACGTCTCATGTCGTGTGGGCGGGCGTTCTGCTGTGCATGATCGCGGCCGCGCCGCCCCTGAGGGCGGCGTCCCCGGGGCGGATCCGCGCCGTCACCCTGTCGAGCGGCGGCCTCGCGGAAGTCACCCAGGTCCACCCGGTCGACGGCGACGCGACGATCGGGCTCGACGCTCGCTCCGAGCAGATCGACGACATCCTCAAGAGCCTCGTGGTGCGGGATCCCGTCGGCACCGTCGGTGCCCTGCGCCTGGACGGGCTGGATCAGGCCGACGAGACGCTGCGGACGATGCCGTTCACCGCGGACGACTTGTCCGGGCCGGCACGCCTCCTGGGGAAGCTGCAGGGCGTTCCGATCAGGATCCAGAGCGGCGGGCGCACACTCGAGGGGCGAGTGCTCGGCGTGTCCGAGCGGAACGCCGGGACCGAGAGCGGCGAGGTCGCGATCCTGACCGTGCTGACCGGGACGGGCACGCTCGAATCCGTGTCGATCGAGGACGGCGCCGCCGTCACGATCCAGGACTCGGCCATGGCGGCCAAGATCGCCGAGGCGATCGCGGCGGCCGGGACGGCCAAGGTCGGAGACGCCCACCGGGTCGAGGTCGATGTCTCGGGGCGTGGCCAGCGCGAGATCCGGCTGACCTACGTGGTCGCCGCACCGGTCTGGAAGACGAGCTACCGCATCGTCGACGGCGGCGGCGGCCGCGCGAACCTGCAGGCCTGGGCCATCATCGAGAACGCCCTCGGGGCCGACTGGGCAGGCGTCGACGTCACCCTCTCGTCCGGCTCGCCGGTGGCGCTTCTCCAGCGCCTGCACCGGCGCTACTGGCGCAAGAGACCGGAGGCGCCGGTGATGGTCGAGGATGTCGGCATGCCGGACCTCGACCCAGGCACGGTCGCCCCGAGGTCGGTCGCGCGCCTGCGCGCCCCTGCGCCCGCCGCCGCGCCCCTTCCGGCACCGATGGCGCGGATGGACACCCGGGCGGAGTCAGCGGAACCGAGCTACGACGCCGCGGCCGCCACCGCGGGCGCCGCCGCCAGCGAGGGGGATGTGGCGGCGAACTTCACGCTGCCGCATCCGGTCGATCTCCGCGCCGGCAGCACGCTGTCGGTGCCGTTCATCGATACCGAGATCGAGGCCGAGCGGGTCGCCCTCTGGCAGCCGGGCCGAGGGATCCATCCGACCGCGGCCTTCCGGATCCGGAACAGCGCCACCGCGACCCTGCCGGCGGGCCTCATCACCCTCTACGACCGCGAGGCCGGCTACCTGGGAGATGCCCGCCTGCCCGCGACGCCGGTCGGCGAGCAGCGGCTCGCCAGCTTCGCCCTCGACCGCAAGGTCGCCGTCCAGGCGGAGACCGAGCCGAGCCAAGCCCTGACCCAGATCACCGTGGTCGACGGCGTGGCGCGCGCGACGGTGATCGCCCGGGAGGTCACGACCTACACGATCAAGGGCGCGCCGGACGCCGCCCGGTCCGTGATCATCGAGCATCCCCGACGGGAGGGCTGGACCCTCACCGCTTCCGCCCGCGACAGCGAGACCCCCACGGCCTATCGGCTCAAGGTCGCGGTCCCCGCCGGCGGGACGGCCGAGACCCGGGCCGTGCTCGAGCACGTCCAGATCGACGCCTACAATCTCGTCGACGCCGACGAGGCGCTGCTGGTCCGGTGGGCCGGCCTCGCCACCGACCCGGAGCTGGGCGGCAAGCTCAAGACCATGTCCCGGGCCCGCGCCGAGGTCGCCGCGGCGACCCGGACCGTCGAGGAGATCGCCGAGCGCGAGGCGAAGGTGCAGGCGGAGCAGGAGCGCATCCGCAGCAATCTCGGCGCCGTTCCGAAGGACAGCGAGCTGGCGCGGCGCTACCTTACCCGCATGGGTGGCCAGGAGGACGAGCTGGCGAAGCTCGCCGCCGCCCGGGCGGAGGCCGAGAGCGGGCTCAAGGCGTCGCGGGCGCGGATCCGGACGCTGATCGCGGCGCTCTGA
- a CDS encoding ETC complex I subunit, producing the protein MPSARIFRPSRDATQSGLARTKQWILEFDRTSPREIDPLMGWNGSSDMLQQVRLEFDTEEEAVAYAKREGIAFRVEQPAKPAHRKGLSYSDNFKFNRTAPWTH; encoded by the coding sequence ATGCCGAGCGCCCGCATCTTCCGTCCGTCTCGGGATGCCACGCAGTCGGGCCTCGCCCGAACCAAGCAGTGGATCCTGGAGTTCGACCGGACCAGCCCGCGCGAGATCGATCCGCTGATGGGGTGGAACGGGTCCTCCGACATGCTCCAGCAGGTGCGCCTCGAGTTCGACACCGAGGAAGAGGCCGTGGCCTACGCGAAGCGCGAGGGGATCGCGTTCCGCGTCGAGCAGCCGGCCAAGCCGGCCCACCGCAAGGGGCTGTCGTACTCGGACAATTTCAAGTTCAACCGCACGGCCCCCTGGACGCATTGA
- a CDS encoding glutathione S-transferase N-terminal domain-containing protein, with product MIELHYWPTPNGHKITMFLEEAGIPYRIHPVNIGKGEQFNPDFLKIAPNNRMPAIVDDEPAGGGAPVSLFESGAILLYLAEKTGRFIPGDLRGRAEVLQWLFWQMGGLGPMLGQNHHFSQYAPEKIDYAIKRYVNETNRLYGVLDRRLADRAFVAGPDYSIADMACYPWIVPWEKQGQNLDEHPNLKRWFTAIAERPATKAAYARAPEVNPDFGKTMSEDAKKVMFGQTASSTRR from the coding sequence ATGATCGAACTCCACTACTGGCCGACGCCGAACGGCCATAAGATCACGATGTTTCTCGAAGAGGCGGGCATTCCCTACCGTATTCACCCAGTCAATATTGGTAAGGGCGAGCAGTTCAATCCCGATTTCCTCAAGATCGCGCCCAACAACCGGATGCCGGCGATCGTCGACGACGAGCCGGCGGGCGGCGGCGCGCCGGTCTCGCTGTTCGAGTCGGGGGCGATCCTGCTCTACCTCGCCGAGAAGACCGGGCGCTTCATCCCGGGCGACCTGCGGGGCCGGGCCGAGGTGCTGCAGTGGTTGTTCTGGCAGATGGGCGGCCTCGGCCCGATGCTCGGCCAGAACCATCACTTCTCGCAGTACGCGCCGGAGAAGATCGACTACGCGATCAAGCGCTACGTCAACGAGACCAACCGGCTCTACGGCGTCCTCGACCGGCGGCTGGCCGACCGCGCCTTCGTCGCCGGGCCGGACTACTCCATCGCCGACATGGCCTGCTATCCCTGGATCGTGCCATGGGAGAAGCAGGGTCAGAACCTCGACGAGCACCCGAACCTCAAGCGCTGGTTCACGGCGATCGCCGAGCGGCCCGCCACCAAGGCGGCTTATGCCCGCGCCCCGGAGGTCAATCCCGACTTCGGCAAGACCATGAGCGAGGATGCCAAGAAGGTGATGTTCGGACAGACCGCCTCCAGCACCAGGCGCTGA
- a CDS encoding putative bifunctional diguanylate cyclase/phosphodiesterase has product MRGSVLAAIPVNMLLGLASILVAYRSGHGTVGAVWFAASTSVNLLRIALCRIPCLGLALTADMTPSLAAAAARSVDRHLRACTFAAFLSGLVWACQPLLCDGYTTAETLFYLTITCGVTAGAVTHGTAYARIPLAFIALPLLSVTACLAYAGDFDRNCLAACVLLYFLALTHTAFRSEAVFRDASRLKNEAHALARSRAEAHASASALVDEMRWRATHDDLTGLLNRAGFLQATENRLRTGTLSLLMLDLDGFKFVNDVYGHKAGDRVLVEVARRLNDALPENGLTARLGGDEFAVLYDPVTSGVPDAVMAANLITAVSQPFDGFDAGRLGVSIGVHASREPSLTEMLSCADEALYAAKAAGRNRFRVFDSSLRERLQMRRDLERDLSQALVENAPKVWFQPIYAGDGRTLVGLEALIRWEHPRLGWIAPPDLIAAAAMAGLTESLLRYILEQVCAMLEILHRRGLGSVRVAMNVSPREMAQVPVDEIVIERLSLLGLPPTMLEIEITEETALDIGAVQGKLQALSRAGIRVALDDFGIGYSSLSSLRQLKADRIKIDRSFVTGLGASDDKRGLVLAVLGLGRLLGLDVVAEGVESAEDLNILQAMGCPFLQGYHLGRPMPVADLEATLLGTRIIAA; this is encoded by the coding sequence ATGCGCGGAAGCGTGCTGGCCGCCATACCGGTCAACATGCTGCTCGGCCTGGCGAGCATTTTGGTCGCCTATCGGAGCGGGCACGGCACCGTGGGGGCCGTCTGGTTCGCGGCCTCGACCAGCGTCAATCTCCTGCGCATCGCCCTCTGCCGGATTCCCTGCCTGGGCCTGGCGCTGACCGCCGACATGACGCCGAGCCTCGCCGCGGCCGCCGCGCGCTCCGTCGACCGGCACCTGCGCGCCTGCACGTTCGCCGCATTCCTCTCCGGACTGGTCTGGGCCTGCCAGCCGCTCCTGTGCGACGGCTACACCACCGCCGAGACCCTGTTCTATCTCACGATCACCTGCGGCGTGACCGCGGGGGCGGTGACGCACGGGACCGCCTACGCGCGCATCCCGCTCGCCTTCATCGCCCTGCCGCTGCTGTCGGTCACGGCCTGCCTCGCCTATGCCGGCGACTTCGACCGGAACTGCCTCGCCGCCTGTGTGCTGCTCTACTTCCTCGCCCTGACGCACACGGCGTTCCGGAGCGAGGCGGTGTTCCGCGATGCGAGCCGGCTCAAGAACGAGGCCCACGCCCTCGCCCGCTCGCGCGCCGAGGCCCATGCCAGCGCGAGCGCCCTCGTGGACGAGATGCGGTGGCGCGCCACGCACGACGATCTCACCGGCCTGCTGAACCGCGCGGGCTTCCTCCAGGCGACGGAGAACCGGCTCCGCACCGGGACACTCAGCCTGCTGATGCTCGACCTCGACGGGTTCAAGTTCGTCAACGACGTCTACGGCCACAAGGCGGGAGACCGGGTGCTCGTCGAGGTGGCGCGCCGGCTGAACGACGCGCTCCCGGAGAACGGTCTCACGGCCCGGCTGGGCGGCGACGAGTTCGCCGTGCTGTACGATCCCGTGACGTCGGGCGTGCCCGACGCCGTCATGGCGGCGAACCTCATCACCGCGGTGTCGCAGCCGTTCGACGGTTTCGACGCGGGTCGCCTCGGGGTCAGCATCGGCGTCCACGCCAGTCGGGAGCCCAGCCTGACCGAGATGCTGAGCTGCGCCGACGAGGCGCTCTACGCCGCCAAGGCTGCCGGGCGGAACCGCTTCCGCGTGTTCGATTCGAGCCTGCGCGAGCGGCTGCAGATGCGGCGGGACCTGGAGCGCGACCTGTCGCAGGCCCTGGTCGAGAACGCCCCGAAGGTCTGGTTCCAGCCGATCTACGCGGGCGACGGCCGGACCCTGGTCGGGCTGGAAGCTCTGATCCGCTGGGAGCATCCGCGACTCGGCTGGATCGCGCCCCCGGACCTGATCGCCGCCGCCGCGATGGCGGGCCTGACAGAGTCGCTGCTCCGCTACATCCTCGAGCAGGTCTGCGCGATGCTGGAGATCCTGCATCGCCGCGGCCTGGGCAGCGTCCGCGTGGCGATGAACGTCTCCCCCCGGGAGATGGCACAGGTGCCGGTCGACGAGATCGTCATCGAGCGGCTGAGCCTCCTCGGCCTGCCGCCCACCATGCTGGAGATCGAGATCACCGAGGAGACGGCCCTCGACATCGGCGCGGTGCAGGGAAAGCTGCAGGCGCTGTCCCGCGCCGGCATCCGGGTCGCCCTGGACGATTTCGGGATCGGCTACTCGTCGCTCTCCTCGCTGCGGCAGCTCAAGGCGGACCGGATCAAGATCGACCGGAGCTTCGTCACCGGCCTGGGGGCGAGCGACGACAAGCGCGGGCTCGTCCTCGCCGTCCTCGGCCTCGGCCGGCTGCTCGGCCTCGACGTCGTGGCGGAGGGCGTCGAGTCGGCCGAGGACCTGAACATCCTGCAGGCGATGGGCTGCCCGTTCCTGCAGGGCTACCATCTCGGCCGCCCGATGCCCGTAGCAGACTTGGAAGCCACCCTGCTCGGCACGCGCATCATCGCCGCCTGA
- a CDS encoding nucleoside deaminase — translation MSTHEDHIREAVALAAANVEAGGAPYGAVIVRDGAVLVRAANTVHATNDPSAHAEMVALREASRLLGRRDLGDCVMYASGRPCPMCHAAMRLAGFKEGYFAFSAEEAETYGAGSAAIYAELCRPLDAQPMRVTQIRPPGDSPYAAWRACREA, via the coding sequence ATGTCGACGCACGAGGACCATATCCGCGAGGCGGTCGCCCTCGCCGCGGCCAATGTCGAGGCCGGCGGCGCGCCCTACGGCGCGGTGATCGTGCGGGACGGCGCCGTGCTGGTCCGCGCGGCGAACACCGTGCACGCGACCAACGACCCGAGCGCCCATGCCGAGATGGTGGCCCTGCGCGAGGCCAGCCGCCTGCTCGGCCGCCGCGACCTCGGCGACTGCGTGATGTACGCCAGCGGCCGTCCGTGCCCGATGTGCCACGCGGCGATGCGGCTCGCGGGCTTCAAGGAGGGCTACTTCGCCTTCTCGGCCGAGGAGGCCGAGACCTACGGTGCCGGCAGCGCGGCGATCTACGCCGAGCTGTGCCGACCCCTCGACGCGCAGCCGATGCGGGTCACCCAGATCCGTCCGCCGGGCGATTCGCCTTACGCGGCCTGGAGGGCGTGCCGGGAGGCCTGA
- a CDS encoding spore photoproduct lyase family protein, translating into MALTRDLLDIRTIYHEPAVGDFPLGREILARFPDAARIVVPSHWNIPELHGNAGSVEDWVRIKRSTLVLGVKKGLTMRPNGRSAHFIAPSTSNGCAMACAYCYVPRRKGYSNPISLFVNVEQACAAIARHAGRQGRLPEPDPIDPEYWVYDIGENGDLSVDAAVSDGARALVALFRTLPNAKASFATKAVNRDLLAYDPQGKTRIRFSLMPARIARIVDVRTAPIPERIAAIDDFVAAGYEVHANFSPVILYEGWEADWRALFAEIDATLSDAAKAQLKCEIIMLTHNADLHAVNLGWHPRAEDLLWRPDIQEAKVSEGGGANLRYRAGWKGRWLARFKALLAETMPYCTVRYAF; encoded by the coding sequence ATGGCCCTGACCCGCGACCTGCTCGACATCCGGACGATCTATCACGAGCCCGCCGTGGGCGACTTCCCGCTGGGCCGGGAGATCCTGGCGCGCTTTCCCGACGCCGCGCGCATCGTCGTGCCGTCGCACTGGAACATTCCGGAACTCCACGGCAACGCGGGCTCGGTGGAGGATTGGGTGAGGATCAAGCGCTCGACCCTCGTCCTCGGCGTGAAGAAGGGCCTCACGATGCGCCCGAACGGCCGCAGCGCCCACTTCATCGCGCCCTCGACCTCCAACGGCTGCGCCATGGCCTGCGCCTACTGCTACGTGCCGCGCCGCAAGGGCTACTCCAACCCGATCTCGCTGTTCGTCAACGTCGAGCAGGCCTGCGCGGCGATCGCCCGCCACGCCGGGCGCCAGGGGCGCCTCCCGGAGCCGGATCCGATCGATCCGGAGTACTGGGTCTACGATATCGGCGAGAACGGTGACCTGTCGGTGGACGCGGCGGTGAGCGACGGCGCGCGCGCCCTGGTCGCGCTGTTCCGCACCCTGCCCAACGCCAAGGCCTCCTTCGCCACGAAGGCCGTGAACCGCGACCTCCTGGCCTACGATCCGCAGGGCAAGACGCGCATCCGCTTCTCGCTCATGCCGGCGCGGATCGCCCGGATCGTCGACGTGCGCACCGCCCCGATTCCCGAGCGGATCGCCGCCATCGACGACTTCGTGGCCGCCGGCTACGAGGTCCACGCCAACTTCTCGCCCGTGATCCTCTACGAGGGCTGGGAGGCGGACTGGCGGGCGCTGTTCGCCGAGATCGACGCGACGCTGTCCGACGCCGCCAAGGCGCAGCTCAAGTGCGAGATCATCATGCTGACCCACAACGCGGATCTGCATGCGGTCAATCTCGGCTGGCACCCGAGGGCCGAGGACCTGCTCTGGCGGCCGGACATCCAGGAGGCGAAGGTCTCGGAGGGCGGCGGCGCCAATCTGCGCTACCGGGCCGGCTGGAAGGGCCGGTGGCTCGCGCGGTTCAAGGCCCTGCTCGCCGAGACGATGCCCTACTGCACGGTGCGCTACGCGTTCTGA
- a CDS encoding inositol monophosphatase family protein, translated as MTLSPTAPAPDVLAAMLAFAEEAAPLALAMRAGGLAMSNKGPDLGQALTEADLAVSQLMHARFGPDLIEEETAEDLGQAAARALLARDAWTFVGDPIDGTRPFAGGLSGWGVMVAACRAGWPRACVMSLPAWNEDRSAPARGTPAEATEGLLLAASEGRAFWAPTRGGRMTTALRPLERAARRTGHVGWLSVTAQRYTLDYGRGWFPWSEGGAISDAALLATGRLDATLSNNRLWDLGPILPLFEALGFRLFHWPDLGDPPADFVDLFDAELSAHDDLWLVCRDRDQAADLATAIRRA; from the coding sequence ATGACCCTCTCGCCCACCGCACCCGCGCCGGATGTCCTCGCGGCGATGCTCGCCTTCGCCGAGGAGGCGGCCCCTCTGGCCCTCGCCATGCGGGCGGGCGGCCTCGCCATGAGCAACAAGGGCCCCGATCTCGGCCAGGCCCTGACGGAGGCCGACCTCGCCGTCAGCCAGCTGATGCACGCGCGGTTCGGCCCCGACCTGATCGAGGAGGAGACGGCCGAGGATCTCGGGCAGGCGGCGGCCCGGGCGCTGCTCGCCCGCGACGCCTGGACCTTCGTGGGTGACCCGATCGACGGGACCCGGCCTTTCGCGGGCGGCCTGTCGGGCTGGGGCGTCATGGTGGCGGCCTGCCGCGCGGGCTGGCCTCGAGCCTGCGTCATGAGCCTGCCGGCCTGGAACGAGGACCGCTCGGCACCGGCCCGGGGCACTCCGGCGGAGGCTACGGAGGGGCTCCTGCTGGCGGCGAGCGAGGGCCGCGCCTTCTGGGCACCGACCCGCGGCGGCCGCATGACGACGGCGCTGCGCCCGCTCGAGCGCGCGGCGCGACGGACCGGCCATGTCGGCTGGCTGTCGGTCACGGCGCAGCGCTACACCCTGGATTACGGCCGCGGCTGGTTCCCCTGGAGCGAGGGCGGGGCGATCTCGGACGCCGCGCTCCTGGCGACCGGGCGCCTCGACGCGACCCTCAGCAACAACCGATTGTGGGACCTGGGTCCGATCCTCCCGCTGTTCGAGGCGCTGGGCTTCCGCCTGTTCCACTGGCCGGACCTCGGAGATCCGCCGGCGGACTTCGTCGACCTGTTCGACGCGGAGCTGTCGGCCCACGACGACCTCTGGCTGGTGTGCCGGGACCGCGACCAGGCCGCCGATCTGGCGACGGCCATCCGCCGCGCCTAG
- a CDS encoding NUDIX domain-containing protein yields MTETLPALPLEVIHRGWNTFGIATLTLPDGSAVRRALEDHGQAACVLPYDPERRVALLVRQARVGPAFWGESAEFDEAPAGGLDGDAPEATAIREAMEEAGVRLTRLEPVAHAYSMPSVSSERLWLYLAPYGAADRVGPGGGLHAEGEQVMVVEMPLTALAEQARAGRLPDLKTLALVQALMLRSPELFAA; encoded by the coding sequence ATGACCGAGACCCTGCCCGCGCTGCCGCTGGAGGTGATCCACCGCGGCTGGAACACCTTCGGCATCGCCACCCTGACGCTGCCGGATGGCAGCGCCGTGCGGCGGGCGCTGGAGGATCACGGGCAGGCCGCCTGCGTGCTGCCGTACGATCCCGAGCGGCGCGTGGCGCTGCTCGTCCGGCAGGCGCGGGTCGGGCCCGCGTTCTGGGGGGAGTCGGCCGAGTTCGACGAAGCCCCGGCCGGCGGACTCGACGGGGACGCCCCCGAGGCGACCGCGATCCGCGAGGCGATGGAGGAGGCGGGCGTTCGGTTGACCCGGCTCGAGCCGGTCGCGCACGCCTACAGCATGCCGAGCGTGTCTTCCGAGCGCCTCTGGCTCTACCTCGCGCCCTACGGCGCCGCCGACCGGGTCGGTCCCGGCGGTGGGCTGCACGCGGAGGGCGAGCAGGTGATGGTCGTGGAGATGCCGCTGACCGCGCTGGCGGAACAGGCCCGGGCCGGCCGCCTGCCCGACCTCAAGACCCTGGCCCTCGTCCAGGCCCTGATGCTCCGAAGCCCCGAACTGTTCGCCGCATGA
- a CDS encoding SMP-30/gluconolactonase/LRE family protein — translation MDLTVWTPSPRYPDPAVEILDAAFARYRVFNAAVERLATGFRWCEGPVWFGDGRYLLWSDIPNDRILRWDEESGVVGLYRKPSGFANGNTRDRQGRLVTCEHGGRRVTRTEHDGAITVLADTFEGRRLNSPNDVVTAADGAVWFTDPPFGIGGFYEGVRAEPELPQNVYRLDPVTGVLEAVATDLAGPNGLCFSPDGRVLYLVESRGRPTRRIVAYDVVAGRALGDRRVLIDAGPGTPDGLRCDVDGNLWCGWGMGDDALDGVMVFNPDGRPIGRIRLPERCANLCFGGRHRNRLFMAASQSLYAVHVDVQGCAGG, via the coding sequence ATGGATTTGACCGTGTGGACACCGAGCCCGCGTTACCCCGACCCGGCGGTCGAGATCCTCGACGCCGCTTTCGCCCGCTACCGGGTGTTCAACGCGGCGGTCGAGCGCCTCGCGACCGGCTTCCGCTGGTGCGAGGGGCCGGTCTGGTTCGGCGACGGTCGCTACCTGCTCTGGAGCGACATCCCCAACGACCGCATCCTGCGCTGGGACGAGGAGAGCGGGGTCGTCGGCCTCTACCGGAAGCCGTCGGGCTTCGCCAACGGCAACACCCGCGACCGGCAGGGGCGGCTCGTCACCTGTGAGCACGGAGGACGTCGCGTCACCCGCACCGAGCATGACGGCGCGATCACCGTCCTGGCGGACACGTTCGAGGGCCGCCGGCTCAACTCGCCCAACGACGTGGTGACCGCGGCCGACGGCGCGGTCTGGTTCACCGATCCGCCCTTCGGGATCGGCGGCTTCTACGAGGGCGTCCGCGCCGAGCCCGAGCTGCCGCAGAACGTCTACCGGCTCGACCCGGTCACCGGCGTGCTGGAGGCGGTGGCCACTGACCTCGCCGGCCCCAACGGCCTGTGCTTCTCGCCCGACGGCCGCGTGCTCTACCTCGTGGAGTCGCGCGGCCGGCCGACCCGGCGGATCGTCGCGTACGACGTGGTCGCCGGCCGCGCACTCGGAGACCGGCGGGTCCTGATCGACGCCGGGCCCGGCACGCCGGACGGTCTGCGCTGCGACGTCGACGGGAATCTCTGGTGCGGCTGGGGCATGGGCGACGACGCCCTGGACGGCGTCATGGTGTTCAACCCCGACGGCCGGCCGATCGGCCGCATCCGTCTTCCGGAGCGCTGCGCGAACCTGTGCTTCGGCGGCCGGCACCGCAACCGCCTGTTCATGGCGGCGAGCCAGTCGCTCTACGCCGTCCACGTCGACGTCCAGGGCTGCGCTGGCGGGTGA